Genomic DNA from Oreochromis aureus strain Israel breed Guangdong linkage group 13, ZZ_aureus, whole genome shotgun sequence:
CTCTCCTCCTGCAGTCCCTGTCAGATGCGTTGGTCAGCCTTCAGATGGTCTATCCCAGGAGGAATCTGTCAGCTGACCAGTGGAGGAACGcccagctgctttctctcaTCTCTGCTCCCTCCACAATGCTCAATCCTGCTCAGTCTGACACTGTTAGTATCACGATTTACTAGCTTAAAATAATCTGTATGATGATCATTTAAAGTTTCTTAATAATCTATTAACTTGTTCTGTGTAGCCTTTTGATGTCAGAGCTTCTTTGTGCAAAGTGATACTGGAAAAACTGAAATCaactgtgtgtctctgtctttaGATGCCCTGTGAATACCTGTCACTGGACACGATGGAAAAGTGGATTGTTTGTAAGTAGTGTAGAAGCAGAGTCGAATCTAGTGCTCTGATCATGTGAATTGGGTGCCAGATGATCAAAATGCTTCTGTCTGCAGTTAGCTCTGTATTTCTCTCCATTCTCTCTGCAGTTGGTTTCATCCTGTGTCATGCGGCGCTGAATAGCGACGCAGCAGCGCTGTCTTTGTGGAAGTTGGCTCTGCAGAGCTCCACCTGTCTCTGTCTGTTCAGGGATGAAGTTTTCCACATCCACAAGGCTGCTGAGGACCTTTTTGTGAACATCAGAGGGTATGAGAATTTGTCTATGTGGACACAGGCAGGCACTCTTTAACTGGTGCACAATCACACAAACTGTGATCATGTCTCCTTTTTTTACTTTGATATGATTGTTGAATATCTTTGTGGTTTGAATTTTTATTGAGGAATTTGAAGATTTGATCGACATTTTCTGTGTCAGTGTTCCCATTTTGCTCTTTTTAAAGCATCCTTTCCTCTTGTGTGTTTTGCAGGTACAACAAACGCATCAATGACATCAGGGAGTGCAAAGAACAGGCCCTGTCTCATGCGTATGTATAACCTTGTTTCATACTCTCTCATACAAACATAAAATACActcacattttatatttattttccacTGCCCCCATTTTctatattattaatttatattCCTGGTCTtttatttaaagattttaactgtcattttagcatttgCTTCTACCCTCTCTCAGGaagcttcactgtgaaacatCACCCTTTCCTCTGTATcctttttcattctttcctcCCATTTTATCCTCTATTCGTCGTCTTCCCCCCAtgtctcatctctgcttttatcCTCATTACTTATTCCGTCTTCCCCTTTCATCTTAATTTTTATTCTTCTGCCATCACTGTCATCTACTTACTTTTTGTCCTCCTGCGGGATTGTCCTAAAAGTGTCAGAATACCATTTAATCACAATGCTTTGTATGTTTTGATGCACTGCTCTGACTTCCTCTGTCTGTCTGGCTGCTTACAGAGGCTCcatgcacagagagaggcgCAAGTTCCTCAGATCAGCTCTGAAAGAGTTGGCCACTGTTTTAGCTGACCAACCAGGACTGCTTGGTCCAAAGGTAATATAAAAAACCACTGCAAATAACACTCTGTTCAGTTgtaaaatgtctgtgaaggttctcagtcatccaggtcatcgtagtcaaaggagtttgcaaagaaagtccaaagtccagacgcttttctttgcaaactccgtTCAGTTGTAAACATAGACTTTCATTCTTTCAGCAGGAGATGACTTAGTTTTTGTTACAAAAACAAGTTGGATTTTATGCAAGTCCAGGGGGAAATATCCTCTAATTAATTTGATCTATGACCTTATCGCTGATGTTTATTGTCTCAATCTCTATTTTTCAAGTTGTGTGGAGTACAGCATGatctttatattgtaaatcATATAACAATATATTATGATCTTTACAATTttacaatatattatatatattatgatCTTTACAGACATGACTGCCTTATAATCAGTCATGTCATGACTGATTATAAGGCAGGACATGATTAAGGCCAGGCCAGCCTTGTGATTTGTGTTGAACTTCAGTTTCACAATCAAATCTGCCCAGTTGCTAGTGAGGCGTCAAAAACACTAAGCTGGTGAACACATTCAGCTCAAAACTTCAAAAAGTGGTCTTTGCAAAACAATGGTTAATTTCACAGTGGCTCACATAACTTAAAAACAACATGTCAAATGAAAGGGGCTGCAACCTGATGAATTATAAAAAGCTGCCTTAAATACTACAGTATCACCTGTTAAGTTGCTTTTTGTTGCTCAGGATGTTTGCTATTGTTTTAATTGACCAAAACTCATTAAATAGACCTAAACTAATTtctaattcatttattttaattaattaatttaaccaGATCTTGTGTACAGAGCCTGAGAGGTCACCACAAACCACAGTTACAATAGTGTTAGCTCAGGCAAGCTACAAAAAGCCATCTTCATTCAGCCATTTTAATGTTCTCTACAGAGCAGGTTGGCGTTTACAGAGATTAATGCAATTCTACAAGTTGCTTTGCCCTCATCCTTTCCATGCTCTTAGACTTTAGTGATATAATTTCTGCTGCCATTGATGTTTATAGTTCTGTAcagggttgttgttgttgctttacCTTTCTTCAGCTTGTCATGTATGTGCGTGGGAGAGCAGACAGATCCCAGAACAGGTCCCACTAAATATAAAACTAACACGGATTGAAataaccttttgttttttcattataCCTGAAATTCAGACAGGATAAACAGAATAGGTGAAAGAGTGCAACAGATTATATAAAATATGCAGTAAACTACCTCTATAACATgtcttttaaattatttaatcatttaGAGTCTTTACCAGCCCAATTCTTCTAGTGGAACTCGATGTAGTATACGGCACCAATAGATGCAAAGGCATTCATAAAGTATCCGATTGTATTCAGAGATTCTGAGAAAGCAGATGCTGCCAGCTTCTCTCTCACCACTTCCCTCCAAATTTCTGGTCTGCTAGGCGCTGTTTGTGTTCATGGCACTGTCATTCGCCCGTGATGAGATCATCTGGCTGCTTCGACACGCAGACAACATCCAGAAGAAAAGCACAGATGATTTCATAGACAAGTAAGCGTGGacaagtgtgtttgtgtacacgCGTCATGCCTGTATAAACACACTTGCGTCTTCACACCTGCTTGTTGTGCACTAAGCCACTCGTGTTTCTTTAGTTGctaatgtgtgtatgtgtgttttgcaGACACATAGCTGAGCTGATCTTCTACATGGAGGAGCTCAGAGCTCATGTCAGGAAGTACGGCCCTGTGATGCAGCGATACTATGTCCAGTACCTCTCTGGGTTTGATGCTGTGGTGCTGAATGAACTGGTTCAGGTGGGaacacatataaaaatacaaactccTGAGACTAGGCACTCTCACTGCATTCAGTCACATTTAATCTGATATTGCTTTCCTCCTAAAACATGGTAATATTGAGCTGGTGTCACCATCCAGCATGGATGTGAAACTGCTTGTGTCAGGTGTCAAAATACAGGAGTTACATTTATTGTAAATATTgtaattgaatttttttttttaattaatataaaaatataatataaaaaaatcagcatttctCTGGTTTCTATGGTTAATCCTTTTCACACTTCTTAATGAACtctatttatttaacatttttgtcATACTTAATCTATCTAATCTGAATCTATATAGTCCTGTCTAATCAACCTCCtttctgttttaatttaaagaacCTGTCTGTGTGTCCAGAGGATGAATCTATAATCATGTCTTCATTTGTCAACACCATGACTTCTCTCAGTGTTAAACAGGGTAAGATTTAGCAGGACAAGTCGGTATTTTTGCAGTTGCACTGGCAGTATTGATTGTAGTAGttattaataattaaagctaCTAAAATACTGAGTGtgatttgtgtgtttcagtggaGGATGGAGAAGTGTTTGACTTCAGAGGCATGAGACTGGATTGGTTCAGACTGCAGGTATAAACACAACTTTAGTGCTtaaattattttgaaataagTCTCAAGCATAACGTAGTTTCCTTGACTActgaaacataataaaatatttaatgtaaTATTAACGATGCTGTTCAGTAAGTTGGGGTAGTGCAATATGTAACAATAAAGAACTAGGGTTTGTCTTTTATGCCCTGGTTGTACTGTTATTCCTCTCTCTAGGCCTACACAAGTGTCTCTAAAGCCAGTCTCGGTTTAGCCGATCACAAAGAGCTCGGTAAAATGATGAACACCATCATCTTCCACACAAAGATGGTGGACTCTCTGGTGGAGATGCTTGTGGAGACATCAGACCTGTCTATTTTCTGGTGAGACACTCATTTGAAACTCTGATAAGTCCTGTGCATAATTCAgacatgtttttaaatatgtatattttccttttttctgtgttcTTGTGTGTAGCTTCTACAGCCGTGCATTTGAGAAGATGTTTCAGCAGTGCTTGGAGCTTCCCTCCCAGAGCCGCCACTCAATCTGTTTCCCTCTGCTTTGTACACACTTCATGTCCTGTACACATGAGCTCTGTCCCGAGGAggtaaatacacacatgcatacaaaaACCCAGTTTGTGTGGTATTCTTTACATAATGGAGCCTGTAGATGGGGAGATGAGGACATTTGAAAATTTCCCAAGCATGGATATCTATGAGTTGAACAAAAGGTACAGAGGAAGGGGGATAGATGGGGAGATGTAATGGAAGGGGGTGGATATAATGAAGGGAAATGCATAGAGAGGTCAGTAAATCCACCTAGacacattttcttctgtttaaaaGTAATCTAGGAATAGTTTTCTGTACATCCATTGCTGAACTTCAAATAGGATCTGCTAATGGCCAATTCGGTGTATGTTTGATGGTATCAGTTGGTCAAAATGTCAGTAGCAAATGTAAGTTACAAAAATGTGCCCATTTGGTCAACTTTTAGTGAATTTTCCAAATATGGTGCTGTGGAGTCTTTGACTTCCCAGTTTTAATCCAATTTCACTCTCAGatgatttaaatgtttaaaaattaaagggggaaaaaggaaaaacatggaAGAACAAGAAACTTTTCATGTGAAAAAACTCACAGTACAGTACAAGGATGTTCAGCCAGTCGAGTGTGGCTTTAATCAGTGCTGGTTGtaagtgaaaagcaaaaattgaCTCATTATAGGCATAAACTGTTACCTGAAGGACACTGTAAGTAAGAAATACACTTGTTATTGGAACCAGCAGACATTTGGgctttcctgtttttttataGCCATCTAAAATGCATCTAAACAGGCACCCTGCGGTAACTGTTTTGGTCTTTTTGGAACAGATTCTACAAAATTCGATACAATTTTTATCATTGACTGACAGCCGCCTTCCCCTCTGAGCCTGGGCATCAGGCGTGATATGTATGATGATTATGCTGTTTTGATAATGATTTCACTTTGAGTCTTTTTGTCTCTTCCTGCTCTCCTCCTCAGCGTCACCACATAGGGGATCGAAGCCTGTCATTGTGCAACATGTTTTTGGACGAAATGGCCAAACAGGCCAGAAACCTGATCACCGACATCTGCACCGAGCAGTGTACACTCAGTGACCAGGTAGGAACACAAACCCAACAGGGACAGTTTGACATTTGTAGCGTGAATACAAATGCTACAAATTGCTGATCAGACTGACAGTGATACAGGTTAACAACCTGTGTCAGCCAACCCCTCCAACACCCTCCGTTTGAACGCTGGTTAGACTCTGACAGAGTTTATTGAGAATAAAATCAATCCAAAAATAAACTGACCAGTTCATCTGGTTTAATCTATACTTAAACTACTGTCAGGGTTTCCACTAGAAACAAAACGGCAGGGCTATAGTTGTGCAGACTTCCACACAAGAGGAGAAATACATCCGGGAGTTTATTTCCTTCTTCcagtgtgaaaaaaatactttatttcAAGGTCGAATCAGGCTGTGTAAAATATTTTGCCACATGTAATTGCTACATGTCGATTCAGTTGTAAATAATCCCTTTTTTGGGCATTAAGAAATTAATTGCTGGCTAATAAATGTAGAAACAATAATATGTTGTTGATAATTTTGCTATGATGTAAGTTTGACCCAGTACTGAAATAGATTCTCATATCAACCAACACTTTGACATCAATACCCAGAGCATAAAATGATGTTTTTCCATATAAATATTTAGTCATTTGTTGAAACTTGTTGTTAAAAGCTTCTTTTGTCTTCAACATGAGATGAAATATACCTGATTTATCCCAAAAGTTCAAAAAATCCACAACCTtacttaaataaaatacaatagctaaaaaaaatgagatcaaggcaaaacaaaataaatcgaTAAGTTAAAACGTAATCAATAGAAAAGATTTCAGttaaatgaggggaaaaaaaggagcttaataagtaaaattttaaataaatgaaattgtaaaaatcataatataaaacaataacaattcTTTAAATAAGTAAAAAGGTCCCATGTAAATCTAAAGAGCACAGTAAAACTAAATGACAGTGGCTTAATAATTGTAGTAAAATGttgaactttttttatttttaccttaGCTGCTTCCCAAGCACTGCGCAAAAACCATCAGCCAAGCTGTGAACAAGAAGAGCAAGAAGGCGACGGGGAAGAAAGGCGAGCCGGAGAGGGAGAAACCAGGCGTGGAGAGCATGAGGAAGAACAGACTGCTGGTCACCAAGTTAGTGCAAAAAGAGGGAACGTGAAGATctgaatatttgtttttcaaGGATCTGCAGAGCCacagtctgtctctgtctgttctCAGCTTATTCTTTATGCTTCTTTTAAAACTCATTACTGTTGAGTGTGTTTTAATTATAGtgatctgtaattgtttatagATTAATGAGTATCCATCTTTACTCATgcagtaaaaatgaaaacagtaatATTTAGTTGTTTCTTTCTCCAATAAATGGttgaaatattaatttttaaCACATCGAatctgttattgttttaaacccTCCACCGTGTTGTTATCACCATTTCCCAGATGTGCCAGTGCTTTCCAAttaagtttttatattttcacctacatatatatctatactGCCTTCATTTTAAGTGTCATAGTTTTGCTCTCCTTTATTGGTAttgttgcttgttttctctgcaCAGATCAGGTTTTAATCATATCTGTTGTTTATGTGTCTCCTCCCGCCCCCCTAGTCTGGATAAACTCCACACAGCCTTATCTGAACTCTGCTTCTCCATCAACTACGTCCCCAACCTGATTGTGTGGGAGCACACGTTCACACCGAGGGAGTACCTCACCTCGCACCTGGAGATCCGATTTACCAAGTAAATAAGCACGCACGCATGCTTTCATAGTGAAGGTGTATAATTACAGATAAATTTTGTCCAATTTAGAGTTGCATCTGTCGACCTCGCAGCCCAGCTAATTCTGCTCTTCACCACCTCTGTGTTAATTAAATACTACACATACAGCTTTCAGTGAATAGGAAAAAGTACAAATTACTACCTCATCATGACATGACAGTAATTATTAAGCAGTGCACAGTCCAGAGGTTGTGCTTTAAGCAGTTATTTAAAAGCAGATTAATTGAGCAGTTTAGGTGTAAACAGCTTTGGTGTTTCAGAATGGAAAGTTAAGGGATTGCAGCTTTATGATCGCTAAAATTAAGGTAATTAAAGTAAGTTGTGCAACTTTATGAGGTTTAAAAGTGCTCTTACTAAATTTACTTTAACTTAGGCATGTCTTATTGACCTCTGATCGTGTCCAGGTCCATAGTGGGGATGACCATGTACAACCAGGCTACTCAGGAGATAGCCAAGCCCAGCGAGCTTCTGACGAGTGTCCGAGCATACATGACCGTGCTGCAGTCCATAGAGAACTACGTCACCATCGACATCACACGAGTTTTCAACAACGTCCTCCTGCAGCAGAC
This window encodes:
- the nckap1 gene encoding nck-associated protein 1 isoform X1 is translated as MSRGVIQPSQQKLAEKLTILNDRGIGMLTRVYNIKKACGDPKAKPSYLVDKNLESAVKFIVRKFPAVETRNNNQQLAQLQKEKSEILKNLALYYFTFVDVMEFKDHVCELLNTIDACQVFFDITVNFDLTKNYLDLVVTYTTLMIILSRIEERKAIIGLYNYAHEMTHGASDREYPRLGQMIVDYENPLKKMMEEFVPHGKSLSDALVSLQMVYPRRNLSADQWRNAQLLSLISAPSTMLNPAQSDTMPCEYLSLDTMEKWIVFGFILCHAALNSDAAALSLWKLALQSSTCLCLFRDEVFHIHKAAEDLFVNIRGYNKRINDIRECKEQALSHAGSMHRERRKFLRSALKELATVLADQPGLLGPKALFVFMALSFARDEIIWLLRHADNIQKKSTDDFIDKHIAELIFYMEELRAHVRKYGPVMQRYYVQYLSGFDAVVLNELVQNLSVCPEDESIIMSSFVNTMTSLSVKQVEDGEVFDFRGMRLDWFRLQAYTSVSKASLGLADHKELGKMMNTIIFHTKMVDSLVEMLVETSDLSIFCFYSRAFEKMFQQCLELPSQSRHSICFPLLCTHFMSCTHELCPEERHHIGDRSLSLCNMFLDEMAKQARNLITDICTEQCTLSDQLLPKHCAKTISQAVNKKSKKATGKKGEPEREKPGVESMRKNRLLVTNLDKLHTALSELCFSINYVPNLIVWEHTFTPREYLTSHLEIRFTKSIVGMTMYNQATQEIAKPSELLTSVRAYMTVLQSIENYVTIDITRVFNNVLLQQTQHLDSHGEPTITSLYTNWYLETLLRQVSNGHIAYFPAMKAFVNLPTENELTFNAEEYSDISEMRSLSELLGPYGMKFLSESLMWHISSQVAELKKLVVENMEVLTQMRTSFDKPDHMAALFKKLTSVDSVLKRMTIIGVILSFRSLAQEALRDVLSCHIPFLVSSVEDFKDHIPRETDMKVAMNVYELSSAAGLPCEIDPALVVALSSQKSENISPEEEYKIACLLMVFVAVSLPTLASNVMSQYSPAIEGHCNNIHCLAKAINQIAAALFTIHKGSIEDRLKEFLALASSSLLKIGQETDKMTTRNRESVYLLLDMIVQESPFLTMDLLESCFPYVLLRNAYHAVYKQSISANA
- the nckap1 gene encoding nck-associated protein 1 isoform X2, giving the protein MSRGVIQPSQQKLAEKLTILNDRGIGMLTRVYNIKKACGDPKAKPSYLVDKNLESAVKFIVRKFPAVETRNNNLAQLQKEKSEILKNLALYYFTFVDVMEFKDHVCELLNTIDACQVFFDITVNFDLTKNYLDLVVTYTTLMIILSRIEERKAIIGLYNYAHEMTHGASDREYPRLGQMIVDYENPLKKMMEEFVPHGKSLSDALVSLQMVYPRRNLSADQWRNAQLLSLISAPSTMLNPAQSDTMPCEYLSLDTMEKWIVFGFILCHAALNSDAAALSLWKLALQSSTCLCLFRDEVFHIHKAAEDLFVNIRGYNKRINDIRECKEQALSHAGSMHRERRKFLRSALKELATVLADQPGLLGPKALFVFMALSFARDEIIWLLRHADNIQKKSTDDFIDKHIAELIFYMEELRAHVRKYGPVMQRYYVQYLSGFDAVVLNELVQNLSVCPEDESIIMSSFVNTMTSLSVKQVEDGEVFDFRGMRLDWFRLQAYTSVSKASLGLADHKELGKMMNTIIFHTKMVDSLVEMLVETSDLSIFCFYSRAFEKMFQQCLELPSQSRHSICFPLLCTHFMSCTHELCPEERHHIGDRSLSLCNMFLDEMAKQARNLITDICTEQCTLSDQLLPKHCAKTISQAVNKKSKKATGKKGEPEREKPGVESMRKNRLLVTNLDKLHTALSELCFSINYVPNLIVWEHTFTPREYLTSHLEIRFTKSIVGMTMYNQATQEIAKPSELLTSVRAYMTVLQSIENYVTIDITRVFNNVLLQQTQHLDSHGEPTITSLYTNWYLETLLRQVSNGHIAYFPAMKAFVNLPTENELTFNAEEYSDISEMRSLSELLGPYGMKFLSESLMWHISSQVAELKKLVVENMEVLTQMRTSFDKPDHMAALFKKLTSVDSVLKRMTIIGVILSFRSLAQEALRDVLSCHIPFLVSSVEDFKDHIPRETDMKVAMNVYELSSAAGLPCEIDPALVVALSSQKSENISPEEEYKIACLLMVFVAVSLPTLASNVMSQYSPAIEGHCNNIHCLAKAINQIAAALFTIHKGSIEDRLKEFLALASSSLLKIGQETDKMTTRNRESVYLLLDMIVQESPFLTMDLLESCFPYVLLRNAYHAVYKQSISANA